One segment of Streptomyces bathyalis DNA contains the following:
- a CDS encoding PP2C family protein-serine/threonine phosphatase — MEQGRRPGRRVDVDLSEGFGERLLGQLLDRAHEMPAHLIAPLVAEECAKVGGRDVSIYLQDYEQLMLAPLPGRGLVHGDALPIDGSHAGQAFLSKRVVEEWLAEAVRLYLPLLDGSDVVGVMALTLDAVEEDDRRLLRRLSGLVADIVVTKSSYTDQFFKARRRGKSLTVAAEIQWSLLPPLSMNTPQVSLAGALEPAHEIAGDSLDYALNDNVLHLAIIDAMGHELSAAVLATVAIGAYRHARRAEIGLAELYSFMDRAVDAQFGPEQFVTAQMLRLDVETGQLQWVNAGHPSALLIRGHRVIRKLEGPTTLPVGFGGAEPQVSTIQLTKGDRVMFYTDGLTEEHRIGGEPFGETRMINTIERTGPLCDGVAQMARELSQSLMRERGGTTSDDATLFLIEWHGGSADHLAVPDL; from the coding sequence GTGGAGCAAGGTCGAAGGCCGGGTCGCCGGGTTGATGTGGACCTCTCGGAGGGGTTCGGTGAGCGGTTGCTGGGGCAGTTGCTGGACCGGGCTCACGAGATGCCGGCGCATCTCATCGCTCCGCTGGTGGCCGAGGAATGCGCCAAGGTCGGTGGCCGGGACGTCTCCATCTACCTTCAGGACTACGAGCAGTTGATGCTGGCGCCGCTGCCGGGCCGTGGACTCGTCCACGGTGACGCGTTGCCCATCGACGGCTCACACGCGGGTCAGGCATTCCTCAGCAAGCGCGTGGTCGAAGAGTGGCTGGCGGAGGCCGTGCGCCTGTATCTCCCCTTGCTGGACGGCAGCGACGTGGTGGGCGTCATGGCCCTCACCCTGGACGCGGTCGAGGAGGACGACCGGAGGCTGCTGCGGAGGCTGTCCGGTCTGGTCGCGGACATCGTGGTCACCAAGAGCAGCTACACCGACCAGTTCTTCAAGGCTCGGCGTCGTGGCAAGTCGTTGACCGTGGCGGCGGAGATCCAGTGGTCGCTGCTGCCTCCGCTGTCGATGAACACCCCGCAGGTGTCCCTGGCCGGCGCCTTGGAACCCGCCCACGAGATCGCCGGGGACAGCCTGGACTACGCCCTCAACGACAACGTCCTGCATCTGGCGATCATCGACGCCATGGGCCACGAGCTGAGTGCGGCCGTGCTGGCGACCGTCGCCATCGGCGCCTACCGTCACGCCAGGCGTGCCGAGATCGGGCTCGCGGAGCTCTATTCCTTCATGGACAGAGCTGTCGACGCGCAGTTTGGGCCGGAGCAGTTCGTGACGGCCCAAATGCTGCGCCTGGACGTGGAAACCGGCCAGCTGCAATGGGTCAACGCGGGCCACCCGTCGGCACTGCTCATCCGGGGTCACCGGGTCATCCGGAAGCTGGAGGGTCCGACCACGCTGCCGGTCGGCTTCGGCGGCGCCGAACCGCAGGTCTCCACCATTCAACTGACCAAGGGCGACCGGGTGATGTTCTACACCGACGGCCTCACCGAGGAACACCGGATCGGCGGGGAACCGTTCGGCGAAACACGCATGATCAACACCATCGAGCGCACCGGACCGCTCTGCGACGGAGTGGCCCAGATGGCACGGGAGTTGTCCCAGTCCCTGATGCGGGAGCGGGGCGGGACCACCAGCGACGACGCGACGCTCTTCCTCATCGAATGGCACGGCGGCAGCGCCGACCACCTCGCCGTCCCGGACCTCTGA
- a CDS encoding SpoIIE family protein phosphatase: MARDRPGAGTSGLGSDLIDLVISASADGVIAVDDQGIVRLCNPAATELFGRPAEDLLDTPFGFPIVDGQATDVELRQPGGGVRVVEMRVSATTANGAPLSVVSLRDVTSRWLAFQRLLLPTLPDLSPLQTAVVYRPAAEQLGGDWYDALPLPGGAVGAVIGDVAGHSLQAAAAMAQIRNMLRALFYDRPSAPGSVLATLDRTLHAINENPVTTACVACIEPSGDGWQLRWSSAGHLPPLLLTPVGAAEYLHTEPGLPLGVDPGRPRFAGTRSLPEGATMIFFTDGLVERPGQSIDVGLTSLAAIAGGSAHLPLDELCRTLADQHLGDDHDDIAILALRLPAQPHDGSSAR, translated from the coding sequence ATGGCGAGAGACAGGCCCGGAGCCGGGACCAGCGGACTCGGAAGCGACCTCATCGACCTGGTCATCTCCGCGTCCGCCGACGGGGTCATCGCAGTGGACGATCAGGGGATCGTCCGGCTGTGCAATCCAGCCGCGACGGAGCTCTTCGGCCGCCCCGCCGAGGATCTTCTGGACACGCCGTTCGGCTTCCCGATCGTGGACGGCCAGGCGACAGACGTGGAGCTGAGGCAGCCCGGGGGCGGCGTCAGGGTTGTCGAGATGCGCGTCAGCGCGACCACCGCGAACGGCGCTCCGCTGTCCGTCGTCTCGCTGCGGGACGTGACGTCGCGATGGCTCGCCTTCCAGCGGCTGCTGCTGCCGACGCTGCCGGACCTGTCCCCCCTCCAGACGGCCGTCGTCTACCGGCCCGCCGCCGAGCAGCTGGGCGGTGACTGGTATGACGCGCTCCCGCTGCCCGGCGGCGCCGTCGGCGCCGTCATCGGTGACGTCGCCGGGCACAGCCTGCAAGCCGCCGCCGCGATGGCCCAGATCCGCAACATGCTGCGCGCCTTGTTCTACGACCGGCCTTCCGCGCCCGGCTCGGTGCTGGCCACACTCGACCGGACGCTGCACGCGATCAACGAGAACCCCGTCACCACCGCATGCGTGGCCTGCATCGAGCCGAGCGGCGACGGCTGGCAGCTTCGGTGGAGCAGCGCGGGCCATCTCCCGCCCCTGCTGCTCACCCCCGTCGGCGCGGCCGAGTACCTGCACACCGAGCCCGGCCTGCCGCTCGGCGTCGATCCCGGCCGGCCCCGCTTCGCCGGCACGCGGTCCCTGCCCGAAGGCGCCACGATGATCTTCTTCACCGACGGGCTGGTGGAACGCCCGGGCCAGTCCATCGACGTGGGCCTGACCTCCCTGGCCGCCATCGCCGGCGGCAGCGCCCACCTGCCGCTGGACGAGCTGTGCCGGACCCTCGCTGATCAGCACCTCGGGGACGACCACGACGACATCGCCATCCTCGCCCTGCGACTGCCCGCTCAGCCCCACGACGGAAGCTCTGCGCGATAG
- the kaiC gene encoding circadian clock protein KaiC gives MLEADAIERVPTGINGFDQVAIGGLPAHRPTLVTGTTGSGKTIFAGEFLARGIAKYDQPGVFVTFEETPDAIRRNFVSLGFPIEQWEAEGKWAFVDAAESKDEEAAVVGAYDFGALLSRIEHAVHRIGASRVVLDSLGAVFARFADPGIVRRESYRLSSALTSLAVTSVITAERNSEYDGVSRYRVEEFVVDNVIVLRNVLLQERRRRTVEIVKLRGAPHRTGEWLFTIDPREGFVVIPLAFLGMPSTTAASTRVSSGNAGLDRMCGGGFYRDAIVLLSGPSGSGKTLTSLKFLEAGVAEGERCLGFTFDETREQMRRNAAGWGIDLEAMEEGGQLQVVCDYPEVASLEDYFIRIRRAVMDFQPQRLVIDTLSALERIATPRALLDLVIALGAVVREHRITTLLTSAPTSRFTPVETPSIARELASLTDVTIALRYFQNAGMIKRTVAVVQNRGSAHDEAVRQVSIDSDGMHIGAPVATLDDMEAVGLDAPPWPGVIGDDI, from the coding sequence GTGCTTGAGGCCGACGCGATCGAGCGGGTTCCCACCGGGATCAACGGGTTCGACCAGGTGGCGATAGGCGGACTGCCGGCACACAGGCCGACTCTGGTCACCGGCACGACCGGCAGCGGTAAGACGATCTTTGCCGGGGAGTTCCTCGCCCGCGGGATCGCGAAATACGACCAGCCGGGAGTGTTCGTCACTTTCGAGGAGACGCCGGATGCGATCCGCCGCAACTTCGTCTCGCTGGGCTTTCCGATCGAGCAGTGGGAAGCCGAGGGGAAGTGGGCGTTCGTCGACGCCGCCGAGAGCAAGGACGAGGAAGCCGCCGTCGTCGGAGCCTACGATTTCGGCGCGCTGCTGTCCCGCATCGAGCACGCGGTCCACCGGATCGGCGCCTCCCGGGTGGTACTGGACTCGCTGGGGGCCGTGTTCGCCCGGTTCGCCGACCCCGGGATCGTCCGCCGGGAGAGCTACAGGCTCTCTTCCGCGCTGACCTCGCTCGCAGTCACCTCAGTCATCACGGCCGAGCGGAACAGCGAGTACGACGGCGTATCGCGGTACAGGGTCGAGGAGTTCGTCGTCGACAACGTGATCGTCTTGCGCAATGTGCTGCTCCAGGAGCGCCGGCGCCGGACCGTCGAGATCGTCAAGCTCCGCGGTGCCCCGCACCGCACGGGCGAATGGCTGTTCACCATCGACCCGCGCGAAGGGTTCGTTGTCATCCCCCTCGCTTTCCTCGGTATGCCGTCCACGACCGCCGCCAGTACCCGCGTGTCCTCGGGTAACGCCGGGCTGGACCGGATGTGCGGTGGCGGGTTCTACCGGGACGCCATCGTCCTGCTGTCCGGGCCCTCCGGGTCCGGCAAGACACTGACCAGTCTGAAGTTCCTGGAGGCCGGTGTCGCAGAGGGAGAGCGCTGCCTGGGGTTCACCTTCGACGAGACCCGCGAGCAGATGCGGCGCAACGCCGCCGGCTGGGGAATCGACCTGGAGGCCATGGAGGAAGGCGGCCAGCTGCAGGTGGTGTGCGACTACCCGGAAGTGGCCTCCTTGGAGGACTACTTCATCCGGATCCGGCGGGCCGTGATGGATTTCCAGCCCCAGCGCCTGGTCATCGACACCCTGTCCGCACTGGAACGCATCGCCACACCGAGGGCGCTCCTCGACCTGGTGATCGCGCTGGGCGCGGTCGTACGCGAGCACCGCATCACCACGCTGCTCACCTCCGCCCCCACCAGCCGCTTCACACCTGTGGAGACACCTTCGATCGCGCGTGAACTGGCCAGCCTCACCGACGTCACCATCGCACTGCGGTACTTCCAGAACGCCGGGATGATCAAGCGCACCGTAGCCGTCGTGCAAAACCGCGGCTCCGCCCACGACGAGGCCGTGCGCCAGGTCAGCATCGACTCGGACGGCATGCACATCGGCGCCCCGGTCGCCACCCTCGACGACATGGAAGCCGTCGGCCTGGACGCGCCACCGTGGCCGGGCGTCATCGGCGATGACATCTGA